The window TTATCCGCATTTGGATTGATTTTAGCTGCACGCTAACTCTCCTATATAATAAAATCCATTTATTGAGATCATTAATCGTGAAAAATCCGTCATTCACTTAAGATTAACAACCACACTTATAGTTAGTTTTGTTATTAAGTATTTTTCTTTTAATCGCTAAGTAAAATAAAAATAACAACAATAGATTATAGCCACTAAAATTCTTGATTAGCAACAGGTATTTTATAACGAGCATCGAGGAAAACACGGCGGGCATTGTTAAATTTTACGCAAAAAAAAGGAGCCCTAAGGCTCCTTTTTGACGCTTACGCGTCCTTAGTCCATCGATTAACGACGTAGACCAAGCTTAGCAATTGTTTCTTGGTACTTAGTAACGTCTTTACGCTTTAGGTAATCAAGAAGCTTACGACGGCTAGAAACCATGCGTAATAGACCACGACGTGAGTGATGATCATGAATGTGCTTTTTGAAGTGGCCTTGAAGGTGGTTGATTTGTGCAGTTAACAAAGCAACTTGAACTTCTGAAGAACCAGTATCGTTTGCATCACGGCCGAAATCAGCGATGATTGCAGCAGTTTGAATAGCGTTTAGTGACATAATAAACTCCAATGTTTATAAGATTTAAAAAAGTATGTAGCCGATCACTAATTCAGCTACATGTCGAGCGCGGTATACTACCAGCAAATTAACAAGATACAAGTAAAAAGTATCAGTAATGTGATTGGTATTACTCGCTGTCGTTGCTTACCACAATGCGTTTTGGCTGAACCCGCAATTGGCTATCAACAAAACCAACACCAATAAAGCGTTGACTATCACCAACGGTCATCCGCACTAACGTGCCTTCACTAAAACTAGCACCTGAACTAACAATAGTGACCGGGTTACCGTGCAGTGCGCCGACAGCCATTTCGTCTGTCATATTCGCCTCTGGAAAATCACTCACCGCGGTATCCATTGGCAATAATAACGGATCAAGGTAAACCGATGGTGCTATTTCTTCACTATTAGCTTGCGCTAGCAGAGCTTCAAGATGCTCAAGC is drawn from Gammaproteobacteria bacterium and contains these coding sequences:
- the rpsO gene encoding 30S ribosomal protein S15, giving the protein MSLNAIQTAAIIADFGRDANDTGSSEVQVALLTAQINHLQGHFKKHIHDHHSRRGLLRMVSSRRKLLDYLKRKDVTKYQETIAKLGLRR